Proteins found in one Chloroflexota bacterium genomic segment:
- a CDS encoding GNAT family N-acetyltransferase, whose protein sequence is MLDLARALAQFPVLETERLVLRQPLPTDRDAVFAIMADPQVIRYFGQLPMESPEQAERRLHNISQSFEQKIGVRWAITLRETGEWLGSGGFWRFMSEHARAEIGYELAPAWWGKGIMVEALQAMLQFGFAILNLHSIEAQIHPLNHGSRRVLEKLGFHQEGLLRENYFDLVEQRFTDTAVFGLLGADWRLQHGLKD, encoded by the coding sequence TTCCTGTGTTGGAAACCGAGCGTTTAGTGTTACGCCAGCCCTTGCCAACCGACCGTGATGCAGTCTTTGCGATTATGGCTGATCCACAGGTGATTCGCTATTTCGGCCAATTGCCGATGGAATCGCCGGAACAAGCCGAACGCCGTTTGCACAACATTAGCCAATCGTTTGAGCAAAAAATCGGTGTGCGCTGGGCGATAACCCTGCGTGAAACCGGCGAATGGCTTGGCTCAGGTGGTTTTTGGCGTTTTATGAGCGAACATGCCCGAGCCGAAATTGGCTACGAATTGGCCCCAGCGTGGTGGGGCAAAGGTATTATGGTCGAGGCATTGCAGGCCATGCTCCAATTTGGCTTTGCAATCCTCAACTTACATAGCATCGAGGCGCAGATTCATCCACTTAATCATGGTTCGCGGCGGGTGCTCGAAAAACTTGGCTTTCACCAGGAAGGGCTGCTACGCGAAAACTACTTCGATTTAGTTGAGCAACGTTTTACCGATACCGCAGTGTTTGGCTTGTTGGGAGCTGATTGGCGCTTACAGCATGGTTTAAAAGATTAA